In one Nicotiana sylvestris chromosome 8, ASM39365v2, whole genome shotgun sequence genomic region, the following are encoded:
- the LOC138876434 gene encoding uncharacterized protein yields MADDNRTGLVDTGAQKQLVEQDNGLVEEVRMLRQHMADMYQAWMIGKAPPPPPLTFLDATLTQTPVIVPDESPYSSDFPAYHRFPNHLSSSITRPPITFPQSCPPVICTIPNNEYPLKDHDAQYYPLEVAHKVLDSYKQSLWNEPHAENEKVTGKEGRNEISRKLKGIEQSLRSMQGMRNQIHMFPDVHLPAGFKVPKFNLYEGRGVLIAHLRGYCREMRSVGEKDDLLMAYFSESLTGEALEWQNHQDVGKWHTLGDIAQDFVRHF; encoded by the coding sequence ATGGCAGATGACAACAGAACTGGGTTGGTTGATACgggtgcccaaaagcaattggttgaacaggacaatgggttggttgaagaggtgaggatgttaagacaacacatggcggacatgtatcaggcttggatgattgggaaggcaccacccccgccaccacttACTTTcctagatgctacccttacccaaactccagTCATAGTGCCAGATGAATCCCCATACTCTTCAGATTTTCCCGCTTATCACAGATTTCCCAACCAccttagtagctccatcactcgtcctccaattacctttccccAAAGTTGCCCTCCTGTAATATGCACTATCCCCAACAATGAATACCCACTCAAAGATCATGATGCTCAATACTACCCcttagaggttgcccacaaggttcttGACTCATACAAGCAGAGCCTTTGGAATGAGCCTCATGCTGAAAATGAAAAGGtcacaggaaaagaagggcgaAATGAAATATCCAGGAAACTAAAAggtatagaacagtccttaaggaGCATGCAAGGGATGAGAAATCAGATTCATATGTTCCCTGATGTTCATCTacctgcggggtttaaagtgccaaagttcaATTTGTATGAGGGGCGTGGAGTTCTgatagcccatctgaggggttattgcagggaaatgagaagtgttggcgagaaagatgatttattgatggcgtatttcagtgagagcttgactggggaagctttggaatggcaaaatcatcaagatgtcggtaagtggcatacattgGGCGAcatagctcaagattttgttcgacactttTAA